The Desulfofalx alkaliphila DSM 12257 genome contains the following window.
TTTGGTTCAAAGTAGTTACTTTATCCCTATCTTTGCGTGGATCTGTTTTTTGCCAATTTCCCTTTCCATCTGGTATTAAATAATAATCTCGGCCATCAGATTCTTTAGTTGTTCGAAAACATGGTACAATATCAAAATTCCATTCATAAGATTTTAGTTGAAGGGTGGCTGCCGCACCATTCTTATGGGTCTCCGCTTTCTTATAATCGTTTAAATTTTTAAGTTCTTTTATAAATTTGTTAATAACTTTTGTTGAATTGAGTATGTTAGTATTGTCATTGCAACAACTCTTTTGTGGAGAATTATCATCATTTACATAAATTTTAACCTCATAGCCTGAATCATAATAAGTGCTACCGTCACCGTTAATCCCAATCATTATATCAATATCATCTAAGGGTCTTATTTTTGTTTTTCTTGCAAATGAGCCAAATGCAATATCAATGTCATGATATAAATTGAAAAAATCTTCATTAGAACCCAAACTATGTATATTATCTATAAGATTGTCCCTGCTTTTTCTTGCAGTTTTTGTTTTGTCCGGATCCAAGTTGACCTTATCTCGCATAAACTCTTTAAATGCATTATTTACAGTTGTCGCCATATTTTCACCCCTTAAAATTCATATAATCCCATAACGTTCCATTAATTCTTTAACAATATTATACACTATTCCAATTTAAAGTTCATAATTTATAAGATTTTTTACTATATTATGTATAATGTAGGTACAAAGTATCGTTATTGGAATCTGATCAAAAAAGGCTATGAACCTTTTCATAGCCTTTAATTACAGGTTATTTATTTTTCCCCTAATTGCCTCTCTACTCGGATTCAAATATATAAGCGTAGTGTGAATATTGCTATGGCCTGCCAAATAGGCAACCTCATGAACTGATAGCCCGCCCTCCAAAGCAATCGTGCAAAAATAATGTCGCAATGCATGAGGCGTGATCTTATCACTATATTTATTAAAAATCTTATTAACTGTTGACCTATGAATTATCTTTCCATTACTATTTGCAAATAAATACGGACTTTCACTTTCTCTCACTCTTAAGAACTCACTTATACTATTAATAATCTTATCATTTAAATAAACAACTCTATCTTTATCTCCCTTACCCCTAACCTTTAACTCTCCAACTGTTAAATTGAAGTCTGTTAACTGAATATTAAGTGCTTCACTAATTCTTAAACCTGCATATGCTAATAATGTGGCCAAACAATAAATATCTCGATGCCCATTCTCTAATAGTTGTTGTCTAAAAGCATCTACTTCCTGTTTAGTTATATCCGAAGGGTTTGCATATGTCTGCTGTACATTAATATTATCTTTCTTTGAAACTACTTGGTCTTGCTGTATTCCTTTCTCAATCAAAAATTCATTATACTTTATCAATGCACTAATCTTGCAATTTATTGTTCTACCAGTATCTTTCTTAATATTACGAAGATAACTGATATAATCTAAGATGTTTTCCCGGTATAGCACCGAACATTCTCTGCCAAAGGATACCAAATACCATTGGTGGTAACCTTTTATATGCAAATAATAACTATTGATAGTATTCTCGCTTTTTCCTTGCGATGTTAAGTACTCTCTAAATTCTTCTAACAAAATTTCACCTCCATAAATTATGTTGCCAATCAAGTTTCTAAATTCCCGTAAATTATGTTGAATTCATATATTGATGTTACCGCTTTTTGCAACTAAGGTCAGGACCTTCTGCAGCATAATTTATATTATGTTGAAAAAATTTTTAGCCCAATCTCTTTGTAAACTAAGTATTACAAATATAAATTGGGGTAATCTACAAAAGCAGTTGCAATTTAAAAAGGAGTCTAGGCTTATCACCCGACCCCCTACATAACCCTTTATAACCTTTTCATTACCCTTAAGTAGTTTCTGCTTCATCAATTTCTTCTAACTCGCATAATTTCTCATACAGAGTTTTTAGTTCAGCAAATTTTTGCTTTTCCAATAGTTCCAGATTGCCTGACTCTAAAACTTCCTGTAATGCCTCTTCTTTACTTACTATATAAGCATAGTCCTTTGATCCTTGAAATTGAGAACCTATAATAATAACAAACCTGCCGTCTTTTAACTTGGTAATGCCTTTATGCATTCCTAATCCTCCATTACCCCAGTTACGTCCATTCCAGTAATCTAATTTTTCATTATATTTTACTCTGGCAACAATCTTATTACAAAATTCACTTTCATAAACATTAACCCTACTCATAAAAACATCTCTCCTTTCTAAATAAACAAAAAAACTAACACGGCAAGACCCTCTTATCTGGGCAAATTTGCTATGTTAGTTTACTTTGATTTAATATTATTTTATTATCACTTATAATGATATTTCAAACTACTCATGCTGTCAAATTTTTGGGCAGCAATATTTTGAACAATTTTCCTAAATCCCCTTATCTCCTCTACTTATCAGATAATCTATTACTTCCTTGTAATCCTCATCATATTCACTTTTTTCATGGTCATGGCCATATGCTTTTCTAATCTCCAATAAAACATTATAAATTTCATTTTCTTCATATGATTCCTTTACTTCAACAAATTTGAAAAGCCTATGTTCATCAAGATTATCCCTGTGTTTATAGGCTAAATAATAATAATTTTTTGTTGGTATTAATGATATAAAATGGCCATTAAATCCAAAACCATGAACGCATTTGTAAGTATCTAATAGTGACTCGGATAGTTCTAAAGCATCTAAATTCTTAATTTCACGCATTACATCCCCTCCTATTCTCTGTTTTTTAAAGCGTGTACAGTGTACCATCACTTTCACATAACTTCTAGACTTGATATCTATTTATTACATGAAACTAAAATATTTTGATCCTTTTATTTTACATCTGCAACAAAAATAAAAAGCCAGGGGAGCAAAATTACTTTTGTCTACACCCTGTACTTGATTTTTATTAAAACTTTCAATGCTTAACTTTTTTAGTAAACTCTTATATTCTCTCCTGTTATCAAATATTCCGGTATTTTAATATCTTTATTTCCAGGATAATTGGCAAAAAATAACCTTATGCTTCTAATGGCACTATATGTTTCTAAAATCACTTCATTTTGTCTCTTAATTAATGATTTATCATATTTGTTCGAATATATTTCATGGGCTGGCACTTGTCTTATCTTTCGAATTGCTTTTAACGGATTTATGATAAGTTCATCTAAGTTTTCATTAGTTATTATATTCTTTTTTAGCCATTCCTCCAACATTACTAGACTCCCCTTGGGATTTCCATCTCCATTTTTCCTATCAACTGGTCTTATGTATCTAGCAGCAGTTGTAAATGTTTTATGATTGATATTATGGATAATCATTTTTTCAAGGCACAATATAAATGCATAATAGTTTTTTAGTGTCGGAAGGAAAATCATTCTATAATCTTCTGGCTTTTCGGCAGTATGCGGTTCAAATGTTTTCCTGAATA
Protein-coding sequences here:
- a CDS encoding tyrosine-type recombinase/integrase; the encoded protein is MLEEFREYLTSQGKSENTINSYYLHIKGYHQWYLVSFGRECSVLYRENILDYISYLRNIKKDTGRTINCKISALIKYNEFLIEKGIQQDQVVSKKDNINVQQTYANPSDITKQEVDAFRQQLLENGHRDIYCLATLLAYAGLRISEALNIQLTDFNLTVGELKVRGKGDKDRVVYLNDKIINSISEFLRVRESESPYLFANSNGKIIHRSTVNKIFNKYSDKITPHALRHYFCTIALEGGLSVHEVAYLAGHSNIHTTLIYLNPSREAIRGKINNL